In a single window of the Fusarium falciforme chromosome 3, complete sequence genome:
- a CDS encoding Beta-galactosidase, producing the protein MKLLNTLITALGASLCCARTLQIRGGRPFDVIQSPHERDVLQDIVTWDEHSLFINGERVTIFSAEIHPFRLPVPSLYLDLFQKVKAAGFNMVSFYVDWALLEGKPGEFRSEGVLAIEPFIDAAKEAGIFLLARPGPYINAEASGGGFPGWLQRVKGTLRTNASDYLSATDNYMEHICSIIAKAQITNGGPVILFQPENEYSAGDGVPFPSHEYLKYVNDQARNAGIVVPLINNDAWQGGTGAPGSGIGAVDIYGHDGYPAGFDCANPHTWPKDGLPTTWHAEHMQKSPNTPYSIIEFQGGAFDPPGGGGFENCYVLTNHEFARVFYKNNLAAGVTIFNIYMANLWWYQLGKPWTLRRLHILRLRRGKLASVKLAQKLSNFVKAIKEDRSIDREKYSEIKLQGQFLRVSPSYATATPGNLSTSRYTDNEDIAVTPLTTEKQGSFFVVRHADFTSTESSSYKLKIPTSAETLTVPQLGGSLSLNGRDSKIHVVDYAVGEHSVLYSTAEVLTWKKFGDKTVLILYGGPDELHEVAIKGKSAFKVIEGSGVKSDTKKNASILQWKTSSSRRVVQRDSLFIYLLDRNSAYKYWVPDLPGKGDRAAYGTSVMNPDSVIINGPQLVRSISVQGSKLSVQADFNVSSTPLEIIGAPKGVSKLILNGKELRYQKSKLGNWIAQRDVELPTIKELDLSSLDWNYVDSLPEIKKDYNDGKWLVADKTTTNNTRVPLQNTVSLYGSDYGFHAGALIYRGHFTSDGSETQLKLWTQGGRAFATAVWLDDKFLGSFTGNGATGNFNSTYELPKLQKGKRYVVTVVVDNTGLNGNWTPGYDEQKSPRGILDWALVTKNGRETPVTKWKLTGNLGGEDYVDKFRGPLNEGGFSFERQGYHLPSPPLKRFKKGSPFKGIDKAGVVFYTAKLGLNYPSSQFDIPLSFTFKNSTESGPYRALIFVNGFQFGRYVSSIGPQTVFPVPEGVLNYQGDNWIGVSIWALEDKGAKLPGLRLTAGAPVQTGRQPVKLVQGPKYSQRSGAY; encoded by the exons ATGAAGCTCCTCAATACACTTATTACGGCACTGGGCGCGAGCCTATGCTGTGCTCGCACCCTCCAGATTCGTGGTGGACGACCATTCGACGTCATCCAGAGTCCCCACGAGAGAGATGTGCTTCAAGATATCGTGACGTGGGATGAACACTCGTTGTTCATAAATGGAGAACGGGTCACGATATTCTCTGCAGAGATACACCCGTTCCGACTCCCCGTGCCAAGCTTGTACCTGGATCTGTTCCAGAAAGTCAAGGCGGCGGGATTCAACATGGTTTCGTTTTATGTTGACTGGGCCTTGCTTGAGGGAAAGCCGGGTGAGTTTCGGTCTGAAGGCGTTTTGGCCATTGAGCCGTTCATCGATGCTGCAAAGGAGGCGGGTATCTTCCTCCTGGCTCGGCCTGGGCCATACATCAATGCTGAAGCATCTGGAGGCGGCTTTCCGGGCTGGCTGCAGAGGGTCAAGGGAACGCTCAGAACGAATGCTTCGGATTATCTGAGTGCTACCGACAA CTATATGGAACACATTTGCTCCATTATTGCAAAAGCTCAAATCACCAACGGTGGGCCGGTCATCCTGTTCCAGCCTGAGAACGAGTATAGTGCCGGTGATGGTGTCCCCTTTCCCAGCCACGAGTACCTCAAGTATGTGAACGACCAAGCCAGGAATGCCGGCATTGTGGTGcctctcatcaacaacgacGCATGGCAAGGTGGCACTGGCGCACCTGGGTCAGGGATCGGAGCAGTAGATATCTAC GGACATGATGGTTATCCCGCAGGATTTGACTGT GCCAACCCCCATACCTGGCCTAAGGACGGCCTCCCAACAACATGGCACGCAGAGCACATGCAAAAGAGTCCCAATACCCCATACTCTATCATCGAG TTTCAAGGAGGCGCGTTCGATCCTCCTGGAGGTGGAGGTTTCGAAAACTGCTACGTCCTCACCAACCACGAATTTGCTCGCGTATTCTACAAGAACAACCTTGCAGCGGGCGTCACAATCTTCAACATATACATGGCAA ACCTTTGGTGGTACCAATTGGGGAAACCTTGGACATTGCGACGGCTACACATCTTACGACTACGGCGCGGTAAGCTTGCAAGCGTCAAACTGGCTCAGAAACTCTCTAACTTCGTCAAGGCAATCAAAGAGGACAGGTCCATCGACCGGGAAAAGTACTCCGAGATCAAGCTCCAGGGCCAATTCTTGCGAGTCTCACCAAGCTACGCGACCGCAACGCCAGGTAACCTCTCCACGTCCCGATACACTGACAATGAGGATATTGCCGTTACTCCACTTACTACAGAGAAGCAAGGGTCTTTCTTTGTTGTGAGACATGCGGACTTTACGAGCACCGAGTCATCGTCCTACAAGCTCAAGATACCAACTTCGGCCGAAACTCTGACGGTTCCCCAGTTGGGCGGCTCACTCTCACTGAACGGGAGAGATTCTAAGATTCATGTGGTCGATTATGCTGTTGGAGAACATTCAGTACTCTACTCGACGGCAGAGGTCTTGACTTGGAAGAAGTTTGGTGACAAAACGGTCCTCATCCTCTACGGTGGCCCTGATGAGCTTCATGAGGTTGCTATCAAAGGAAAATCGGCCTTCAAGGTCATCGAGGGCAGTGGTGTCAAGTCTGATACCAAGAAGAATGCCAGCATCCTTCAATGGAAGACATCTTCGTCTCGACGGGTGGTCCAGCGGGATTCACTCTTCATCTACCTGCTAG ATCGAAACTCCGCATACAAGTATTGGGTACCGGATTTGCCCGGGAAAGGCGACCGGGCCGCATACGGAACCTCGGTGATGAACCCTGACTCTGTCATCATCAACGGGCCACAGCTGGTTCGATCAATCTCAGTCCAAGGCTCCAAGCTGTCTGTTCAGGCAGACTTCAATGTTTCTTCCACGCCATTGGAGATTATCGGAGCTCCAAAGGGCGTTTCCAAGTTGATCTTGAACGGCAAAGAGCTACGATATCAAAAGTCGAAGCTAGGAAACTGGATCGCCCAGCGTGATGTCGAACTCCCCACCATCAAGGAATTGGATCTATCTTCGCTGGATTGGAACTATGTTGACTCTCTTCCTGAGATCAAGAAAGACTACAACGATGGAAAATGGCTTGTGGCCGATAAGACCACGACCAACAACACACGGGTTCCCCTCCAAAACACGGTATCTCTTTATGGTTCTGACTACGGATTCCACGCCGGTGCTCTCATCTACAGGGGTCACTTTACTTCCGACGGCTCTGAAACACAGCTCAAACTATGGACACAAGGCGGTCGCGCTTTTGCCACTGCAGTGTGGCTCGATGACAAGTTCCTTGGCTCGTTCACCGGCAATGGCGCTACCGGGAACTTCAACTCCACGTATGAGCTACCGAAACTTCAAAAGGGAAAGCGATATGTCGTGACGGTGGTTGTTGATAACACAGGTCTGAACGGAAACTGGACACCCGGCTACGATGAACAAAAGAGCCCACGTGGTATTCTGGACTGGGCACTCGTGACCAAGAATGGTCGTGAAACTCCAGTCACCAAGTGGAAGCTTACGGGCAACTTGGGAGGTGAAGACTACGTGGACAAATTCCGCGGTCCTCTTAATGAGGGAGGTTTCTCCTTTGAGCGGCAAGGTTATCACCTCCCGTCACCGCCGCTTAAACGCTTCAAGAAAGGTTCACCATTCAAGGGCATCGACAAAGCTGGAGTGGTATTTTACACAGCAAAGCTTGGCCTGAACTACCCCTCCAGCCAATTCGACATTCCACTGTCGTTCACGTTCAAGAACTCGACTGAAAGCGGCCCGTATCGCGCTCTCATCTTTGTCAACGGCTTCCAGTTTGGACGCTATGTGAGCAGTATTGGTCCGCAGACGGTGTTCCCTGTCCCAGAAGGAGTTCTCAACTATCAAGGAGACAACTGGATTGGAGTATCTATTTGGGCGCTGGAGGACAAAGGTGCGAAATTACCTGGACTGCGGCTTACTGCTGGTGCTCCCGTTCAGACTGGTCGACAGCCTGTCAAGCTAGTTCAGGGGCCAAAGTATAGCCAACGCTCTGGAGCATACTGA